The Chloroflexi bacterium ADurb.Bin180 genome has a window encoding:
- the ykoC gene encoding putative HMP/thiamine permease protein YkoC produces MTRFTYLKGDSFFHRMDPVMKMIWNVAVLLAAVFNFDPRYSAVWFVYLLATAMFLANIPFRQFVKSLSAFLVFAFFIAFWKTVYYVGEAHELLVWGPFRITREGMLEGVSVFFRVLVICSLSIVFTLTTDPKRMVDSLIQLAHIPYRIGYVAYAMLRFIPLYENEAQVITNAHMIRGVGETGQSLKSQFKLYSTLLVPLLVSGIRRAQAAAIAMDSRAFGAYDTRTSIEEVRVTRADVAFVAVHVLVCIAAFWYFVWLGHGIRYYG; encoded by the coding sequence ATGACGCGCTTCACCTACCTCAAAGGCGACTCGTTCTTTCACCGTATGGATCCGGTCATGAAGATGATCTGGAACGTGGCCGTGCTTCTGGCAGCAGTATTCAACTTTGACCCGCGCTATTCCGCGGTGTGGTTCGTCTACTTGCTGGCGACGGCCATGTTCCTGGCCAACATCCCCTTCCGACAATTCGTCAAGAGCCTGTCGGCTTTCCTGGTGTTTGCCTTCTTTATCGCCTTCTGGAAGACGGTGTATTATGTGGGTGAAGCCCACGAGCTGCTGGTGTGGGGCCCATTCCGCATCACTCGCGAAGGGATGTTAGAAGGGGTCTCTGTGTTCTTTCGCGTGCTGGTTATCTGCAGCCTGTCGATCGTCTTTACCCTTACCACGGATCCGAAGCGTATGGTCGACAGCCTGATTCAACTGGCCCACATCCCCTACCGCATCGGCTATGTCGCCTATGCAATGCTTCGCTTCATTCCACTCTACGAGAACGAGGCGCAGGTCATTACCAACGCCCATATGATCCGCGGCGTCGGCGAAACAGGCCAAAGCCTCAAGTCGCAGTTCAAACTCTACAGCACGCTGCTTGTCCCTCTGCTGGTGAGCGGCATCAGACGGGCTCAGGCAGCAGCCATTGCTATGGATAGCCGTGCCTTCGGTGCTTACGACACACGTACCAGCATCGAGGAGGTCAGGGTTACCAGGGCCGACGTCGCGTTTGTGGCTGTTCATGTCCTGGTCTGCATTGCGGCCTTCTGGTATTTTGTCTGGCTCGGCCACGGAATCCGATACTACGGCTGA
- the rmlC gene encoding dTDP-4-dehydrorhamnose 3,5-epimerase → MKLIDGVKVRKLRLIPDERGFLMEMMRTDWDEFEKFGQTYITAVYPGVVKGWHYHQKQTDHFICVHGMAKVVLYDGREGSPTQGEINEFFMGTLNPIMLKIPRGVMHGFKGISEEMTLIVNVPTELYDYQEPDEYRLPAHTDQIPYDWSRHDG, encoded by the coding sequence ATGAAACTGATCGATGGCGTGAAGGTCCGCAAGCTGCGCCTGATTCCCGACGAGCGTGGCTTCTTGATGGAAATGATGCGCACCGACTGGGACGAGTTCGAAAAGTTCGGCCAGACCTACATCACTGCCGTCTACCCCGGAGTGGTCAAGGGCTGGCACTATCACCAGAAACAGACGGACCACTTCATCTGCGTCCATGGCATGGCCAAAGTTGTTCTCTACGACGGCCGCGAGGGCTCACCCACCCAAGGTGAGATCAACGAGTTCTTCATGGGTACCCTGAACCCGATTATGCTCAAGATTCCCAGGGGTGTTATGCACGGTTTCAAGGGCATCAGCGAAGAGATGACCCTCATCGTCAATGTTCCCACAGAGCTCTATGACTACCAAGAGCCGGACGAGTATCGCCTGCCAGCCCACACGGACCAGATTCCTTACGACTGGTCACGCCACGACGGCTAG
- the bchD gene encoding Magnesium-chelatase 60 kDa subunit, whose amino-acid sequence MPLSYIREPGVTMAIGPTFQPRRLQTPLDRMVRDGPGKRSFTRTSRKRGRYVSSCDARGDTSDIAFDATFRQAAPDQIHRNHETAALALKKQDLRRKVRVRRAANLILFVVDASWSMAAAERMKATKGAILSLLMDAYQKRDEVGLITFQRESASLLLQPTSSVEAAREILQDIPVGGKTPLAAGLMLAYEVLSRERRKDPEVMPMLILLTDGAGNVSMTGLPPQEEALNLAHQIRQSGIRAVVINTEHQSLDRGLAQQLADRMGAPCYTLTELGAQELYTTVRDELQCQMPAALASAGRHG is encoded by the coding sequence ATGCCCCTCTCTTACATCCGGGAGCCAGGCGTTACCATGGCCATCGGCCCTACCTTTCAACCCCGGCGCCTGCAGACGCCCCTCGATCGTATGGTGCGCGATGGCCCGGGCAAGCGCAGCTTTACCCGCACCAGCCGCAAACGCGGCCGCTACGTAAGCAGTTGCGATGCCCGTGGCGACACGAGTGACATCGCTTTCGATGCGACGTTTCGTCAGGCCGCCCCTGACCAGATCCACCGCAACCACGAGACCGCCGCACTGGCCCTCAAGAAACAGGACCTGCGCCGGAAGGTCAGGGTACGCCGCGCGGCGAACCTGATTCTCTTTGTCGTCGACGCCAGTTGGTCTATGGCCGCGGCAGAGCGAATGAAGGCTACCAAGGGGGCCATCCTCTCCCTGTTGATGGACGCCTATCAGAAACGCGACGAGGTTGGACTGATCACTTTCCAGAGAGAGAGCGCCAGCCTCCTTCTTCAGCCGACCTCGTCAGTCGAGGCGGCCAGGGAGATCCTCCAGGACATACCTGTGGGCGGCAAGACACCCCTCGCTGCTGGCCTGATGCTGGCCTATGAAGTGCTGTCGCGTGAACGGCGCAAGGACCCAGAGGTCATGCCTATGCTCATCCTGCTCACCGATGGGGCAGGCAACGTCTCGATGACCGGCTTGCCCCCTCAAGAGGAAGCACTCAACCTCGCGCACCAGATCAGACAGAGCGGAATCCGTGCCGTGGTTATCAACACAGAGCACCAGTCACTGGATCGCGGCCTGGCCCAACAACTGGCCGATCGTATGGGCGCCCCCTGCTACACCCTGACCGAGCTGGGTGCTCAGGAGCTCTATACCACCGTGCGCGATGAACTACAATGTCAGATGCCAGCCGCGCTGGCCTCCGCGGGGCGCCATGGTTGA
- the ykoE gene encoding putative HMP/thiamine permease protein YkoE, translating into MSEQAGKKRWLSTMDLLVMAAVGVVGAVFSSRVWPLAMNFARPLFVFLGTLGWIGASGIYLIWHVIVGCLVAKAGTVTIYGVIQGFVEMLFGNPLGVTAVVSSSLEGLGVDLGMGLSRWKPALPTVMLGAGLGNLFVGEMYIFLYHMNTTRFVVQGGITAFISGAVLGGLVGWLIAQALYKTGVVSRFGLTGYEEL; encoded by the coding sequence ATGTCCGAACAAGCTGGCAAGAAGAGATGGCTCTCCACAATGGACTTGTTGGTTATGGCAGCAGTTGGGGTTGTCGGCGCGGTCTTTAGCTCTCGCGTTTGGCCTCTGGCGATGAACTTTGCCAGGCCGTTGTTTGTTTTCCTTGGAACACTGGGCTGGATCGGTGCCTCTGGCATCTATCTTATATGGCACGTCATCGTGGGCTGCCTGGTGGCCAAGGCGGGTACCGTCACCATCTACGGCGTCATTCAGGGTTTCGTAGAAATGCTCTTTGGCAACCCGCTCGGAGTCACAGCCGTTGTCTCCAGTAGCCTCGAAGGGCTGGGCGTCGACCTCGGCATGGGCCTTTCCCGCTGGAAGCCAGCACTGCCAACGGTGATGCTCGGTGCGGGACTCGGCAATCTCTTTGTTGGTGAGATGTACATTTTCCTCTACCACATGAACACGACGCGCTTTGTTGTCCAGGGCGGCATCACCGCCTTCATCAGCGGGGCAGTTCTGGGTGGTCTGGTCGGCTGGCTCATTGCCCAGGCACTCTACAAGACCGGCGTGGTGTCCAGGTTCGGTCTTACGGGCTACGAGGAGCTCTAG
- the dtd gene encoding D-tyrosyl-tRNA(Tyr) deacylase: MKAVVQRVTLGRVVVDGVTLGEIGHGLVVLLGIGQGDGEEQVQWMAHKLANLRVFSDDQGKMNRSVLHVGGQVLLISQFTLYGDAHKGHRPGFSDAAAPEAAAPLVESVASHLRLEGVPVATGRFQAHMLVEIHNDGPVTILLDK, encoded by the coding sequence ATGAAGGCAGTGGTGCAGCGGGTGACGTTGGGACGAGTGGTGGTGGACGGAGTGACTCTGGGCGAGATCGGCCACGGGCTGGTCGTGCTGCTGGGCATCGGCCAGGGAGACGGCGAAGAGCAGGTGCAATGGATGGCCCACAAGCTGGCCAACCTGCGGGTCTTTTCTGACGATCAGGGGAAGATGAACCGCTCTGTGCTCCACGTTGGCGGCCAGGTTCTGCTCATCTCTCAATTCACTCTCTATGGTGACGCTCACAAGGGCCACCGCCCCGGGTTCTCAGACGCCGCGGCCCCCGAAGCAGCCGCGCCGCTGGTGGAGAGCGTTGCATCGCACCTGAGGCTGGAAGGTGTGCCCGTCGCCACTGGCCGCTTCCAGGCCCACATGCTGGTCGAGATACACAATGATGGCCCGGTGACGATCCTGCTTGACAAATAG
- the yijE gene encoding putative inner membrane transporter yiJE, which translates to MVDRSSRTARADGLLVLITLIWGSTFLLVQRTVQSYPVFSFLCLRFVLASGVLLMLLGKRLRFLSPRMWAAGVAIGFFLFGGYALQTLGLLYTTSSKAGFITGLSVVIVPGLSATLLRRIPERAALLGVLLSTVGLALLTLGRDLRPTLGDVLVLGCAFCFALHIVAVSHFAPQTDALALTVVQVAAVAVFSGLAATLLGEWQLPQPSVLGAAAFTGVLATALAFAVQNSVQSWTTATHTALIFATEPVFAGIFGYWLADERFSGKAVIGCILILLGMLVAELRAPAPQGSTTRGGELV; encoded by the coding sequence ATGGTTGACCGTTCGTCTCGCACCGCCCGGGCTGATGGCTTGCTGGTCCTGATTACTCTGATCTGGGGCAGTACGTTCCTTCTCGTTCAGCGTACTGTGCAGTCATACCCGGTCTTTAGTTTTCTTTGTCTGCGCTTTGTGCTGGCCAGCGGGGTCCTGCTGATGCTCTTGGGAAAAAGACTGCGGTTTCTCTCGCCGCGCATGTGGGCTGCCGGCGTGGCCATTGGCTTCTTTCTCTTTGGTGGCTATGCGCTACAGACGCTGGGGTTGCTGTACACCACGTCATCCAAGGCCGGATTCATCACCGGCCTCTCGGTAGTCATCGTGCCGGGGCTCTCGGCCACCCTGCTGAGGCGCATACCGGAGAGAGCGGCGCTCCTTGGCGTTCTCCTCTCGACAGTTGGGCTGGCTCTGCTGACTCTGGGCCGCGACCTGAGGCCCACTCTCGGGGACGTTCTGGTGCTGGGTTGTGCGTTCTGCTTTGCGCTGCACATCGTGGCCGTGAGCCATTTTGCTCCCCAAACGGACGCCCTGGCGCTCACGGTGGTCCAGGTTGCCGCTGTAGCTGTCTTCAGTGGTCTGGCCGCTACGCTGCTCGGCGAGTGGCAGCTACCACAGCCGTCTGTTCTGGGCGCTGCTGCATTCACCGGGGTACTGGCCACGGCACTCGCCTTTGCCGTGCAGAACAGCGTACAATCCTGGACCACAGCCACGCACACGGCGTTGATCTTTGCCACCGAGCCGGTCTTTGCCGGCATCTTTGGTTACTGGTTGGCCGACGAACGGTTTTCTGGCAAGGCCGTGATCGGCTGCATACTCATCCTGCTTGGCATGCTGGTCGCGGAGCTCAGGGCGCCCGCTCCTCAGGGCTCGACTACTCGCGGAGGTGAGCTAGTATGA
- a CDS encoding Zinc ribbon domain protein, whose amino-acid sequence MPIYEYECESCRIRFERLQHFKDEPIKECPECGGAVHRVLQPVGVIFKGSGFYITDHRQISPTSVPGKKAIEAPKDGEKKALPAAESKAEKPAEVPQATKKEAAD is encoded by the coding sequence ATGCCAATCTATGAGTACGAGTGTGAGAGCTGTCGCATTCGTTTTGAGCGCTTGCAGCATTTCAAGGATGAGCCAATCAAAGAGTGTCCCGAGTGCGGTGGCGCGGTGCACCGTGTGCTCCAGCCCGTAGGCGTCATCTTCAAGGGGTCTGGCTTTTACATCACGGATCATCGCCAGATCTCTCCGACGTCAGTGCCGGGGAAGAAGGCCATTGAGGCGCCCAAGGACGGAGAAAAGAAGGCTCTGCCCGCAGCCGAGAGCAAAGCGGAGAAACCGGCCGAAGTACCCCAGGCAACAAAGAAAGAGGCCGCGGACTAG
- a CDS encoding PA14 domain protein — protein MTSHNRLLIVCALMALLFLPACKLRSSGQPAVAAAPLNTQSGWAIRVTGSGWKAGSKITVLIAAKGASPSQGTPVSSALTDASGAFTTIFLLPTDPHWKALPELAVIASANDQSSTATSTFANPAAATPTATAELTPAPTRTPAASQYVVGYVVSIALESRTLAVRPVEGQASTIALTPAATVSYQGKELPLAQLRQGDLIEAAGAVSSDGQLAAQTLRVLARGTIEPTPTPTPVLLTWKGEYFPNLTLSGAPALVRNDPVIDFEWRGSGPAANIPDDAFSVRWTGNWLFEEGNYRFYAQVDDGVRLALDDHWVIDRWHESGGALYTADAYLSRNTHLVKVEYFEARDLAQAKVWWEYRGPGAKQNYPDWQAEYYPNTSLSGLPYIMLNDRTISFDWKSGPPVAGMQSDGFSARWTRTVNLDAGVYLFEVVADDGVRLWVDEGLLIDEWKETAAQSYSAERFLSGGSHRLRVEYYESTGEAVIRVAWRQLPATPTPTATLPLPTPTSTPTATRTPEPASTYQPAVTPERPSGSVASRFTAFLPLAGQPPAGLPLLPAPFRLFERDLKRF, from the coding sequence GTGACGAGTCATAATCGCCTGCTTATCGTGTGTGCCCTGATGGCGCTGCTGTTCCTGCCTGCCTGCAAGCTGCGCTCTTCGGGCCAGCCCGCTGTTGCTGCCGCGCCGTTGAATACGCAATCGGGCTGGGCCATTCGCGTCACCGGCAGTGGCTGGAAGGCTGGCTCCAAGATCACTGTGCTCATCGCCGCAAAGGGGGCCTCGCCCAGCCAGGGCACGCCGGTTAGCAGCGCGCTCACGGATGCTTCCGGCGCTTTCACCACCATCTTCCTCTTGCCCACTGACCCGCACTGGAAGGCGCTGCCGGAGCTTGCCGTCATTGCCTCCGCCAATGACCAGTCCAGCACGGCCACAAGCACATTCGCCAACCCGGCTGCTGCTACCCCGACCGCCACAGCCGAGCTGACGCCCGCACCAACTCGCACCCCGGCAGCCTCACAGTACGTGGTGGGCTATGTCGTCAGCATCGCCCTCGAGTCGCGCACTCTGGCGGTCAGGCCAGTGGAGGGCCAGGCATCGACCATCGCACTGACTCCTGCGGCAACCGTCTCTTACCAGGGCAAGGAGCTGCCCCTGGCTCAGCTACGCCAGGGAGACCTCATTGAGGCCGCCGGAGCTGTCTCTTCAGATGGGCAGCTCGCGGCCCAGACGCTGCGCGTACTGGCCAGAGGAACCATCGAGCCTACTCCAACACCCACTCCAGTGCTGCTCACATGGAAGGGAGAGTACTTTCCCAATCTGACCCTGAGCGGCGCTCCCGCACTGGTGCGAAACGACCCGGTGATTGACTTTGAGTGGCGAGGGTCTGGTCCCGCTGCCAACATTCCAGACGACGCTTTCTCCGTTCGCTGGACCGGCAACTGGCTCTTCGAAGAGGGCAACTACCGGTTCTACGCACAGGTAGATGACGGGGTGCGTCTGGCCCTCGATGACCACTGGGTTATTGACCGATGGCATGAAAGTGGTGGTGCACTCTACACCGCCGACGCCTATCTCAGCCGGAACACCCACCTGGTCAAGGTAGAATACTTTGAAGCCCGCGACCTGGCCCAGGCCAAAGTGTGGTGGGAGTACCGCGGACCCGGAGCAAAGCAGAACTATCCAGACTGGCAGGCAGAATACTATCCCAATACCTCCCTGAGCGGGCTGCCGTATATCATGCTGAATGACCGCACCATTTCCTTTGACTGGAAGTCCGGCCCTCCCGTCGCAGGCATGCAGAGCGACGGTTTCTCGGCCAGGTGGACACGCACCGTCAATCTCGATGCTGGTGTCTACCTGTTTGAGGTTGTGGCCGACGATGGCGTGCGGCTGTGGGTCGACGAAGGACTGTTGATCGACGAGTGGAAAGAAACCGCGGCGCAGAGCTACTCTGCCGAGCGCTTTCTATCCGGGGGCAGTCACCGCCTCCGCGTAGAGTACTATGAAAGCACCGGAGAGGCCGTGATTCGTGTTGCCTGGAGACAGCTTCCGGCCACCCCGACACCCACTGCCACGCTGCCCCTGCCGACGCCAACGAGCACTCCCACGGCCACTCGCACCCCCGAGCCAGCCTCGACCTATCAGCCAGCGGTGACCCCTGAGCGACCGTCAGGCAGTGTTGCGTCCCGGTTCACCGCCTTCTTGCCCCTGGCCGGGCAACCTCCAGCCGGACTGCCCCTCTTGCCTGCACCTTTTCGCCTGTTCGAGCGCGACCTCAAGCGCTTCTAG
- the bchI gene encoding Magnesium-chelatase 38 kDa subunit, translated as MVTFPFTAIVGQDKMKRALILNAISPQIGGVLIRGERGTAKSTAARALAALLPDIEVVQDCPFHCDPAAPLTLCDDCRARSLRQPELPRVRCRTQFVDLPVSATEDRVVGTLDIEKAIKKGERHFEPGVLAAANRGLLYVDEVNLLDDHVVDLLLDSAAMGVNVVEREGISFTHPARFILVGTMNPEEGELRPQLLDRFALCVEIKTISDPQQRVEIVRRRVLYEADPEVFARTWHPQEQALSETIRQAQLLLPQVTYRDEDLFTVAELTAEFEVDGHRADIVILKTALAHAAFEGRTAIADADILLAAELALPHRLHKKPLQGSDLRLDKLEQRLEASQSRAANGTQASTDTEIVKKKRSQC; from the coding sequence ATGGTGACCTTCCCCTTTACGGCCATCGTCGGCCAGGACAAGATGAAGCGCGCTCTCATTCTCAACGCCATCAGCCCTCAGATCGGTGGCGTCCTCATTCGTGGCGAGCGCGGCACGGCCAAGTCCACTGCCGCGCGAGCCCTGGCCGCGTTGCTTCCTGACATCGAGGTCGTGCAGGATTGCCCGTTCCACTGCGACCCCGCTGCCCCGCTGACCCTGTGCGACGATTGCCGCGCCAGATCACTGCGGCAGCCCGAACTACCACGTGTCAGATGCCGCACGCAGTTCGTCGACCTTCCAGTCAGCGCCACAGAGGACAGGGTCGTAGGTACCCTGGACATTGAAAAGGCCATCAAGAAGGGCGAGAGGCACTTTGAGCCAGGCGTGCTGGCAGCCGCCAATCGCGGGCTGCTCTACGTGGACGAAGTGAACCTGCTCGACGACCATGTGGTGGATCTGCTGCTGGACTCGGCCGCCATGGGCGTCAATGTCGTGGAACGCGAGGGCATCTCCTTTACCCACCCGGCGCGGTTTATCCTCGTGGGAACGATGAACCCCGAAGAGGGAGAACTCAGACCGCAGTTGCTGGACCGCTTTGCTCTCTGCGTCGAGATCAAGACCATTTCCGATCCGCAGCAGCGAGTGGAGATCGTACGTCGACGCGTTCTCTACGAAGCGGACCCGGAGGTCTTTGCCAGAACCTGGCATCCCCAAGAACAGGCCCTCTCTGAGACCATCCGGCAGGCTCAGTTGTTGCTGCCCCAGGTGACCTACCGTGATGAGGATCTGTTCACGGTGGCCGAACTAACCGCCGAGTTCGAAGTGGATGGCCATCGCGCGGACATCGTCATCCTCAAGACGGCCCTGGCCCACGCCGCTTTTGAGGGCCGCACAGCCATCGCTGATGCGGACATCCTCCTTGCCGCTGAGCTGGCCCTTCCGCACCGACTGCACAAAAAACCTCTCCAGGGAAGCGACCTGCGACTCGACAAGCTCGAGCAGAGGCTGGAGGCGTCCCAGAGCAGGGCTGCCAACGGCACGCAGGCCAGCACAGACACTGAGATAGTAAAAAAAAAACGCAGCCAGTGCTGA
- the ykoD_1 gene encoding putative HMP/thiamine import ATP-binding protein YkoD — protein MAEPIIKVSGLTYYYQNEAAPALRDVNLEVYPGEFLLLIGPSGCGKTTLALAMNGIIPLVMGGRIKGRVFVDGVDTRSSSVYELGTKVGIVFQDPDSQLCNLYVQEEVGFGPANLKMPRDEILRRVDEALAQVGESAIKHKLIYEISGGEKHRVAIASILAMNPRIIILDEPTANLDPLGAVEVFGLMKRLNRELGVTIVVIEHNVDPVMCHADRVVLMENGTVVYAGEPRQVIQERGRFVMDTMGLRIPQVCQLALALADKGVDLEPFPLTVAEAAQALTSLTPCLEFHPAPALPDKPAGEAVIMTEGLSFAYPNGTQAVKDVSLEIHRGDIVSFIGQNGSGKTTLASLLVGLNKPATGSGTVCGLSLSAASIRELTSHIGYVFQYPEYQFVEDTVYKEVAFGLQAQRVPPAEIAARVTKTLNLLGVETMKDKHPLRLSMGQKRRLSVATMLILDTEILILDEPTTGQDRRNIDNIMEIMCAANRKGTTIILITHDMNLAVRYSTRFLVMDQGELVFQGSRSEFFRQFRQIRSSVLVLPEVYELADKLRENGLTLVPQAYTVRDFVDAVTLCQPERPSTGAAATGTGGEAA, from the coding sequence ATGGCAGAACCAATCATCAAGGTCTCCGGTCTGACCTACTACTACCAGAACGAAGCAGCACCGGCCCTCCGCGACGTCAACCTGGAGGTATATCCAGGCGAGTTCTTGCTCCTCATTGGCCCCAGCGGCTGCGGCAAGACCACTCTGGCCCTGGCGATGAACGGCATCATCCCCCTGGTGATGGGCGGGCGCATCAAGGGCAGGGTATTCGTTGACGGCGTAGATACGCGCAGTAGTTCTGTCTACGAGCTGGGCACCAAGGTCGGCATCGTGTTCCAGGACCCCGACTCTCAATTGTGCAACCTGTATGTACAGGAAGAGGTCGGTTTCGGGCCAGCCAATCTCAAGATGCCGCGCGATGAAATCCTGCGCCGCGTTGACGAGGCTCTGGCCCAGGTTGGCGAAAGCGCGATCAAGCACAAGCTCATCTATGAGATCTCCGGCGGCGAGAAGCACCGCGTCGCCATCGCTTCAATCCTGGCCATGAATCCCAGGATCATCATACTCGACGAACCAACTGCCAACCTGGACCCGCTCGGCGCCGTGGAAGTCTTTGGCCTGATGAAGCGGCTCAACCGGGAGTTGGGCGTCACCATCGTCGTCATCGAACACAATGTAGACCCGGTGATGTGTCATGCTGACCGAGTCGTTCTGATGGAGAATGGGACCGTAGTCTACGCCGGAGAGCCCCGCCAGGTTATCCAGGAGCGCGGACGATTCGTGATGGACACCATGGGCCTGCGCATTCCGCAGGTGTGCCAGCTTGCCCTGGCCCTGGCCGACAAGGGCGTCGACCTGGAGCCCTTCCCCTTGACCGTTGCTGAAGCAGCTCAGGCCCTCACCTCTCTGACACCCTGCCTCGAGTTCCATCCTGCGCCAGCACTGCCAGACAAACCAGCCGGCGAGGCAGTGATCATGACAGAGGGATTGAGCTTTGCTTATCCCAATGGCACGCAGGCCGTGAAGGACGTCTCGCTCGAGATCCATCGCGGCGACATTGTGAGTTTCATCGGCCAAAATGGTTCTGGCAAGACAACTCTGGCCTCACTCCTGGTCGGGCTGAACAAGCCTGCTACTGGCTCGGGCACGGTCTGCGGGCTGAGCCTTAGCGCAGCCAGCATCCGCGAGCTGACCAGCCACATCGGGTACGTATTTCAGTACCCGGAGTATCAGTTCGTCGAGGACACGGTCTACAAAGAAGTGGCCTTTGGCTTGCAAGCTCAGCGGGTCCCGCCGGCTGAAATCGCCGCGCGAGTGACCAAGACCCTCAACCTGCTCGGGGTGGAAACGATGAAAGACAAACACCCCCTGCGACTCAGCATGGGCCAGAAGCGGCGGCTCAGTGTGGCCACCATGCTCATCCTGGACACAGAGATCCTCATTCTGGACGAGCCAACCACGGGCCAGGATCGCAGGAACATTGACAACATCATGGAGATCATGTGTGCAGCCAACCGCAAGGGCACGACGATCATCCTCATCACCCACGATATGAACCTGGCCGTCCGGTACTCCACGAGATTCCTCGTGATGGACCAGGGAGAGCTCGTGTTTCAGGGCTCACGCAGCGAGTTCTTTCGCCAGTTTCGTCAGATTCGCTCCAGTGTTCTGGTGCTGCCAGAGGTCTACGAGCTCGCTGACAAACTACGCGAAAACGGGCTGACTCTGGTTCCCCAAGCCTACACCGTGCGTGACTTTGTTGACGCAGTGACGCTCTGCCAGCCGGAGAGACCCTCCACTGGGGCAGCGGCAACGGGTACTGGCGGGGAGGCGGCATAG
- the hdaH gene encoding Histone deacetylase-like amidohydrolase, with protein MAQSDHPTRASTGLVLDSLYLQHDEPGHAENRRRLDEITRNLSASGLVSRLVPIAARDATPAEIGLVHRPAYIEQLRLSSARPMSWLDPDTYLGPYSYAAAVRAVGGVLSAVDSVMAGHCSSAFALVRPPGHHAVANRAMGFCLFNNVAIAARYAQQVYGLERVLIVDWDVHHGNGTQDAFYEDPSVLYVSVHHYPFYPGTGHWQETGRGSGEGYTVNVPLPAGVGDAGYARVFREIIGPATRRYRPQLVLVSAGYDAHWADPLAMQLVSVAGFAAMTRTVKDLAGELCEGRLVLSLEGGYNLPALAAGVAATFAVLLGDSSISDPLGAARQREVEIEDVIANVRRVHHL; from the coding sequence ATGGCGCAATCGGACCACCCAACTCGAGCCAGTACCGGCCTGGTGCTTGACTCGCTCTACCTCCAGCATGACGAGCCAGGGCACGCTGAGAACCGGCGTCGGCTGGATGAGATCACACGGAATCTGAGTGCGTCTGGTCTGGTTTCGAGACTGGTGCCGATAGCCGCACGCGATGCAACGCCGGCAGAGATCGGTCTGGTGCATCGCCCTGCGTACATTGAGCAACTCCGCTTGTCGTCAGCCCGGCCCATGTCGTGGCTCGACCCTGACACATACCTGGGACCGTACTCCTATGCTGCTGCGGTTCGTGCTGTCGGCGGAGTACTGTCGGCAGTGGACTCGGTGATGGCGGGGCACTGCTCAAGCGCGTTCGCCCTGGTGCGGCCTCCTGGCCACCATGCGGTGGCCAATCGGGCCATGGGTTTCTGCCTGTTCAACAACGTGGCCATCGCGGCGCGATACGCTCAGCAGGTCTACGGGTTGGAGCGGGTGCTGATCGTCGACTGGGATGTGCATCATGGAAATGGGACACAGGATGCGTTCTACGAAGATCCTTCTGTCCTGTACGTCTCAGTGCACCACTATCCCTTTTACCCCGGAACCGGGCACTGGCAGGAGACAGGCCGGGGCAGTGGTGAGGGATATACGGTCAACGTACCCTTGCCGGCTGGGGTGGGTGACGCAGGCTATGCGCGGGTATTCCGAGAAATTATTGGGCCGGCCACGCGCCGTTATCGGCCGCAATTGGTGCTGGTGTCTGCGGGGTACGACGCACACTGGGCGGACCCGCTGGCCATGCAGCTCGTTTCGGTAGCGGGTTTCGCTGCCATGACCCGCACCGTGAAGGACCTGGCCGGGGAACTGTGTGAGGGCCGCCTCGTGCTGAGTCTGGAGGGTGGGTACAACCTTCCGGCGCTGGCTGCCGGGGTTGCCGCGACGTTCGCCGTTCTGCTGGGCGACTCGAGCATCTCCGATCCCCTTGGTGCGGCTCGTCAGCGCGAGGTCGAGATAGAAGACGTCATTGCCAACGTGCGTCGGGTTCACCATTTGTAG